One stretch of Podospora bellae-mahoneyi strain CBS 112042 chromosome 2, whole genome shotgun sequence DNA includes these proteins:
- the CCG6 gene encoding clock-controlled protein 6 (EggNog:ENOG503P7AR; COG:S) encodes MKFSTAVLALAAGANAFKNVTYTTEVVTAITTYCPEPTTVEYGGTTYTITEATTLTITDCPCTVKKPVTTISSVICHDCAPVYHNSTVAPGPTTTPVGTIGQPAPTQPPLATAGAGKAAALSGGALAGVLGFVALAL; translated from the exons ATGAAGTTCTCCACTGCCGTCcttgccctcgccgccggcgCCAACGCCTTCAAGAACGTCACCTACACCACCGAGGTTGTCactgccatcaccacctaCTGCCCCGAGCCCACCACTGTCGAGTATGGCGGCACCACCTACACCATCACTGAG GCCACCACTCTGACCATCACCGACTGCCCTTGCACTGTCAAGAAGCCTGTCACTACCATCTCGTCAGTGATCTGCCACGACTG CGCCCCTGTTTACCACAACAGCACCGTTGCCCCtggccccaccaccacccccgttGGCACCATCGGCCAGCCCGCCCCCACCCAGCCTCCTCTCGCCACTGCTGGTGCCGGCAAGGCTGCTGCCCTCTCCGGCGGTGCCCTCGCTGGTGTCCTCGGCTTCGTTGCCCTTGCCCTCTAA
- a CDS encoding hypothetical protein (EggNog:ENOG503Q477; COG:L), giving the protein MPRGRPRKIPLAPPAKPKGPTEPNLQRFDPWNSSSTGHQRAETRGPQGWRVSRFKKMNYQFKGGNGGGDEFMSDTVGCGSNEYDEKLGLYIPKEVRELATGERKSVLEMLRNPSKKRKAEEAHEMREKKPPIPAKPPASVPPQQHEEGEDGLTAEEREIFAKMEAEEQEAQLLLLKQRPILTTEGNDHEDEEDGLTPEERAAIARLEQEERETSHTSRFFTLPELDDEEEVVEEDPRPTGKPRFFASPKATRNSKSSSTAIYHPPANLSPPTVKPQSRDSPTKSLSAPASPEKGIFDNLVIYINGSTYPAISDHMLKHLLATNGASVALHLAKKQVTHVILGKSSFAGGGLAAQKLQKEIKTIRGRGVKFVSVDWVMESIKAGKRQPEGRFVESTVNERQGGSGCGLFAKTAAAAQTRTQ; this is encoded by the coding sequence ATGCCTCGAGGACGACCACGCAAGATACCACTAGCACCCCCGGCAAAACCAAAAGGCCCAACAGAACCGAATCTCCAGCGCTTCGACCCTTGGAACTCATCATCGACAGGCCACCAGCGTGCCGAAACGCGCGGTCCGCAAGGATGGAGGGTGTCACGGTTCAAAAAGATGAACTACCAGTTCAAGGGGGGGAACGGTGGAGGTGATGAGTTTATGAGTGACACAGTGGGCTGCGGGTCGAACGAGTATGATGAGAAGCTGGGGTTATACATACCaaaggaggtgagggaaCTGGCGAcaggggaaaggaagagtGTGCTGGAAATGTTGAGGAATCCAAGTAAGAAGCGGAAAGCGGAGGAGGCACATGAaatgagggagaagaagccgcCAATACCAGCAAAGCCACCGGCATCAgtaccaccacaacaacatgaggagggtgaggatgggctAACAGCGGAAGAAAGAGAGATCTTTGCCAAGATGGAAGCAGAGGAGCAAGAAGCTCAACTGCTACTTTTGAAGCAAAGGCCAATACTCACCACAGAAGGGAACGATcacgaagatgaagaggatggatTAACTCCAGAAGAAAGAGCTGCGATTGCTCGATTAGAGCAAGAAGAACGGGAAACCTCACATACGTCGAGGTTCTTTACACTTCCAGAGctcgatgacgaggaggaagtagTCGAAGAGGACCCAAGACCTACCGGAAAGCCTCGCTTCTTTGCCTCGCCAAAGGCTACTCGCAACAGCAAGTCATCCTCCACAGCAATATACCACCCACCCGCAAACTTATCACCACCCACCGTCAAACCCCAATCACGAGACTCCCCTACCAAGTCATTATCCGCACCAGCCTCCCCTGAAAAGGGTATCTtcgacaacctcgtcatCTACATCAACGGCTCCACTTACCCAGCCATCTCAGACCACATGCTCAAGCACCTCCTTGCCACCAATGGTGCGAGCGTCGCCCTCCACCTAGCAAAGAAACAAGTCACACATGTCATCTTGGGGAAATCCAGCTTTGCCGGCGGTGGACTCGCTGCTCAAAAGCTACAAAAAGAGATCAAGACTatccgaggccgaggcgtCAAATTCGTCAGCGTTGACTGGGTCATGGAAAGCATCAAGGCAGGAAAGCGCCAGCCAGAGGGGAGATTTGTAGAGAGCACAGTCAATGAACGACAGGGCGGGTCTGGGTGTGGGCTCTTTGcaaagacagcagcagcagcacaaacAAGAACACAGTAA
- a CDS encoding hypothetical protein (EggNog:ENOG503NYF6; COG:I), producing MTKDHPQNHTQTHSLTSPETFWSHQADQLHWHKKPATVLQKTTKQLPSGISHDHWAWFPDGEISTCYNCIDRHVLAGRGDAPAILYDSPVTNKKETYTYARLLDEVEIFAGVLREEGVKKGDVVLVYMPMIPAALIGILAINRLGAIHAVVFGGFASGALAQRIEASKPVAILTASCGIEGNKGPIGYQGFVEEAMKISSWRPPKTIIWQRDELPWRPIDRANGQRKWQALVKSCRARGWRAACVPVKSTDGVYIIYTSGTTGLPKGVLREAGGHAVGLHLMISYLFGVHGPGDVMGCYSDIGWVVSHSYTLYGPLLTGAATVLYEGKPVGTPDASAFWRLAEEYKINTMFTAPTALRAIRKEDPDNIHFSRVGERGGLRNLRALFLAGERSEPSIITMYQDLLAKHAAPGALVIDNWWSSESGSPISGIALVPHAGHDRANPTSSASHPPLKIKPGSAGKAMPGFDVRVVSDSGEPLPPNTMGNIVLGLPLAPTAFRTLWGDEERFYKGYLKRFDGKYIDTGDAGVIDEDGYIHIMARSDDIINVAAHRLSTGQLEQAITTHPDVTEACVVGIPDALKGQMPFAFISTSHGAATTKEKKEKLFQEIQTLVRKQVGAIASLGGMIEGKGMIPKTRSGKTLRRVLKELLENAVHGEVDKELNVPSTVEDMGVVEVARGKVREYFVELERKGKRHASIEGREKAKL from the exons ATGACCAAAgaccacccccaaaaccacaccCAAACACACTcactcacctcccccgaaaCCTTCTGGTCTCACCAAGCCGATCAACTTCATTGGCACAAGAAACCCGCCACCGTCCTCCAAAAGACAACCAAACAACTCCCTTCTGGTATCTCTCACGACCACTGGGCCTGGTTCCCTGACGGCGAGATCTCCACATGCTACAACTGCATCGATCGTCACGTCCTTGCTGGCAGGGGGGATGCTCCTGCCATCTTGTATGACAGCCCGGTCacgaacaagaaggagaCATACACCTATGCCAGGTTACTCGACGAGGTGGAGATCTTTGCGGGTGTGctgagagaggagggagtgaagaagggggatgtggtgctTGTTTATA TGCCCATGATACCCGCTGCCTTGATCGGGATTCTAGCTATCAATCGTCTTGGTGCGATCCATGCCGTTGTGTTTGGCGGTTTTGCTTCTGGGGCACTGGCCCAAAGAATTGAGGCTTCGAAGCCGGTTGCTATCCTGACTGCTTCTTGCGGGATAGAGGGGAATAAGGGGCCGATTGGGTACCAGGgttttgtggaggaggcgatgaagaTTTCGAGTTGGAGGCCGCCAAAGACTATTATTTG GCAAAGAGACGAGCTGCCATGGCGACCCATTGATAGAGCGAATGGCCAACGAAAATGGCAGGCCCTGGTCAAGAGCTGCCGTGCTAGAGGTTGGCGAGCGGCGTGTGTTCCTGTTAAGTCGACAGATGGCGTCTACATCATCTACACCAGTGGCACGACGGGTCTGCCAAAGGGTGTGCTGAGAGAAGCTGGCGGCCATGCCGTCGGTCTGCACTTGATGATCTCGTATCTCTTTGGTGTCCATGGTCCTGGTGATGTG ATGGGATGTTACAGCGATATTGGCTGGGTCGTCTCTCACAGCTATACTTTATATGGCCCCCTCTTGACCGGCGCTGCAACCGTCTTATATGAGGGCAAGCCAGTCGGCACCCCTGATGCCTCGGCCTTCTGGCGTCTGGCCGAAGAGTACAAGATCAACACCATGTTCACTGCCCCCACCGCGCTCCGCGCAATCCGCAAAGAAGATCCGGATAACATCCATTTCTCTCGTGTTGGTGAGCGCGGAGGTCTCAGGAACCTTCGAGCACTATTCCTGGCCGGCGAAAGATCAGaaccatccatcatcaccatgtaTCAGGACCTGCTAGCCAAACATGCTGCACCTGGCGCACTGGTGATCGACAACTGGTGGTCATCCGAATCCGGCTCCCCCATCTCGGGCATCGCTCTCGTGCCCCATGCAGGTCATGACAGAGCCAATCccacctcctctgcctcacACCCACCGCTGAAGATAAAACCTGGTTCGGCAGGCAAAGCTATGCCTGGATTTGATGTCCGCGTCGTGTCTGACTCTGGTGAACCTCTACCACCAAACACCATGGGCAATATTGTCCTAGGCCTCCCACTTGCCCCTACTGCCTTCAGGACTCTGTGGGGAGATGAGGAAAGGTTCTACAAGGGTTACCTCAAACGCTTCGACGGGAAGTACATCGACACCGGTGACGCAGGTGTcattgatgaggatggcTACATCCATATCATGGCACGCTcagacgacatcatcaatgTGGCTGCTCATCGGTTGTCCACTGGCCAACTGGAGCAAGctatcaccacccaccctgACGTCACGGAAGCATGTGTGGTTGGCATCCCTGACGCACTGAAGGGGCAGATGCCGTTTGCTTTCATCAGCACTTCCCACGGAGCGGCAACTacaaaagagaagaaggagaaactGTTTCAGGAGATACAGACCCTGGTCAGGAAGCAAGTGGGTGCTATTGcgagtttgggggggatgattGAGGGTAAGGGGATGATTCCCAAGACGAGGTCAGGGAAGACGCTGAGGAGGGTTTTAAaggagttgttggagaaTGCGGTGcatggggaggtggacaaGGAGTTGAATGTTCCCAGTACGGTGGAGGAtatgggggttgtggaggtggcgagggggaaggtgagggagtaCTTTgtggagttggagaggaaggggaagaggcatGCGAGCattgaggggagggagaaggcgaagcTTTAG